The genome window TCACCAAAGGGTTGGATATATTTGATTTAGGGCAAAAACTTTCAGATTTGATTGGGTAAGTTTAGGAAGTGTTTGAGTAACAGGGTAAAAATCGGGTTTGTTATCTAAAACACTAAAAACACTTTTCACAACCCAAATATTTTCATCGATTTAAGCGTAAAAACAGACACAGGTGAAAAAATGGCAGAACATCTACTGATTCAACTGGCGCTGCTCGCGGTGGGACTGTATCTGCTGTGGGGCGGGGCGGAATTGCTGGTCAAATATTCGGTGCAGGTGGCCAGCTCGTTTGGCATCAGTCCGTTGATCATCGGGTTAACCGTCGTTTCCATCGGCACATCGCTGCCGGAGCTGTTCGTGAGTACGGTTGCCGCCATCGAAAATGAAATCGGTATTTCCATCGGCAATATTCTGGGCAGCAACATCGCCAATCTCGGGCTGATTTTGGGGCTCGGTGCACTGATTTATCCGTTGCCGGTGCAAAAAACCTGGCTTCGCCGCGAAGTGCCGTTCATGATTCTGGTAACGCTGGTTTTCGTGGGCTGCGCAATCACGGGATTTCAGATCGGCTGGGCCGAAGGCGTTTTGCTGCTGTTGTTGTTTGCGCTATTTGTCAGTTACATCCTCCGCTATTCACTGAGAGAAATGGCGGAATTTGAGGAATTGCAAAAAGCCCACAGCGATGCAAAATCACAATCGCCGCGCGTCATCCACTGGCTGCTGATTGCCGTTGGCATCGCGATTCTGGTCGGCGGCTCGAAACTGACGGTTTTCGCGGCGGTGCGGCTGGCCGAAAAGCTGGATGTGAACAACACGATTATCGGGCTCACGCTGATTGCGCTGGGCACCTCGCTGCCGGAACTGGCGACCACGCTCGTCAGCGCCGCCAAAAAAGAGGTTGATCTGGCGATCGGCAATATCATCGGGAGCAACATTTTTAACCTGGTGCTGGTCGGCGGGATCACCGCGTTTATTCGTCCGGTAGAAGTGGACCACACCATGCTGTTTTTGGAAATTCCAATCCTTGTTTTTATTACACTTATCGTTTGGCCGATCATGCGTACGGACTGGCGGATAATTCGCGGCGAAGGCTTTTCGCTGCTGCTGGTTTACATCCTGTTTATCACTTTTTCCGCCGGAATTTTGTAACATCGCGGTATTAAAACAGAAAAAAATGAACCGCAGAGAACGCGGAGAGCACAGAGAAAGCGAATGTTTTTCATCAGCAATCTCTGCGAATTCAGCGCCCTCTGCGTTTAAAAAAACGAAAAATTATGGCAAGATTACACGAATTTCAGGGTAAGGCGTTGCTCCGGCAAATGGGCATCACGGTGCCAAAAGAGGCGGTAGTCACCAGCGCTGAAGCCGCAGCGGATGCCGTCGCAATCATTGGCGGCGAAACGGTGCTGAAAGCGCAAGCCTGGACAACCGCCCGTTTCAAACAGGGATTGATCCGCTTTGCCACAACCGCTGCGGATGCGACGGCAATCACCCGCGAACTGCTCGCGCGGCAGATCAGCGGCTATCCCGTTACCCATGTGCTGGTCGAGGAAAAAATCGACATCGCGGAAGAATATTTCGCCAGCCTGATCATCAGCGATACGGAAAGTGCGCCGGTGCTCATTTTCAGTGCGACCGGCGGCAGCGGCGTGGAGGAAATCGTGCGGGAGCACCCGGACAAAGTGGCGTATTTTACCATCGATGTGCGCAACGGCATCCGCGATTTTGAGGCGCGCAACCTCGTCCGGCGAACCGGCATCCACGGCAAAGCGCAGCAGGCGATTGCCGGAATTCTGGTGAAATTGTGGCAAACCGCCCGGAAATTTGAGGCACGATCGCTGGAAATTAATCCACTCGTGAAAACCCGCGACGGGCGATTTCTGGCGGCAGACTGCCGCATCACCATCGACGATTACGCGGTGTATCGCCACCCGGAGCTGGGCATCGAGATCGCCCGGGAGCTGAATCACCCGCCCACCGATCTGGAAAAAATCGCCTATAAAATTGAAAAAGATGACTATCGTGGCACGTTTTATTTTATCCAGATGGCTACCAATTTTGAGAAAACCGATCGCTACGTCGGGTTTCACGGCGCGGGCGGCGGCGGCTCGATGATGGGCATGGATGCGTTGCAGCGCAACGGTTACAGGGTCGCGAACTTTTGCGATACTTCGGGAAATCCCCCGGCATCGAAAGTGTATCGCGCCGCGAAGATTATTTTATCGCAGAAAAATATCGCCGGTTATTTCGGCTCCGGTTCGGGCGTCGCATCGCAGGAGCAATTCCACTCCGCCCGCGGACTGGTGAAAGCTTTTCGCGAAGTGTGGCTGGCCATTCCGGCAGTGATCCGGCTCGGCGGCAATTCGGAAGATCTCGCCGTGAAAATCCTCACCGAATACACCCGCGATCTGCCCGCGCCGATCGAGGGCTACAAAAAGGACGATCCGGTAGAATTTTGCGTCGAACGGCTGGACGCGCTGATCCGCGAATCGCACATTGCGCCGCAGCCGCGACCGGTGCAGCCAACGCCATCGCAACATACGTATTCGTTCGAAACGCCCACCGGCGACATTACATTTGATCACGATGCCTGCCTCAATTGCGAAACGCATATTTGCGTGGAAACTTGCGTGCCGCAAATCCTGAAGCTGGATAACGGCAAACCGGTGCTGAATATTTCCCGGGAAGATGCGCGCAACGGCAAATGCATCGAATGCCTCGCGTGCGAGGTGGAATGCCATTTTCGCGGCAATAAAGGCGGTCGCATTAATTTGCCGATTGAGGGACTGGACGACCGGAAGGGAGGTGCGAATGGCAATCCTGATTGACGGACAGCAAACCGTGATCGTGCAGGGCATCACCGGACGGGAAGGCGAGGTGCGCACCCGGTTGATGCTCGATTACGGCACCCGGATCGCCGGCGGCGTAACACCCGGCAGGGGCGGCCAAACCGTGCACGGACTGCCGGTTTTCGATACGGTTCTTGAAGCCGTAGAAATATTTGAAAATATTGACGTTAGCGTCATTTTTGTCCCCGCGCCGCTGGTGAAAGACGCCGCGCTGGAAGCGTTCGACGCGGGCATCAAACTGGCGGTGCTGGTGCCGGATCGTGTGCCGGTTTACGACGTGCTGGAAATTTCCCGCTACGCCCGGGAATGCGGCGCCAATTTTTTGGGACCCAACACGCTCGGCGTGCTCAGCCCCGGAAAAGGCGTGCTCGGCATGATGGGCGGTCGGGCGGAATCCGCCAAAAACTGGTTCAAACCGGGAAATGTGGGCATCACCTCCCGTTCCGGAGGGATGACCTCGTCGCTGGCGTATTACCTCAGCCAGTCGGGCATCGGGTTGAGCACGCTGGTGCACGTTGGCGGCGATTCCGTGGTGGGTTTGCCCCATCCGGAAACTGTCAAAATGTTCGAAGCGGATCCGCAAACCGATGCAATTGTGGTGTTCGGCGAAATCGGCACATCGCAGGAAGAAGGCGTGGCGGAACTGATCGCGCAGGGCAAGGTGCGCAAACCGGTCATCGCGTATATCGGCGGGCAGGCTGCCCAAAAAGGCGTGCGGTTTTCCCACGCCGGCGCTATCATCGAGGGCGAAAACGGCACCTACGAAAACAAGGTGCAACGACTGACAACCGCCGGGGCAACCGTTGTGGCGCATTTTCAGGATATCCCCAAAGCTGTTCTGTCCGCCATCGCATTACGGAAATCGCAGGGGAATGCGATTAAATAACCGATGTTACGCAGAAACTGTTTTGCCACAGAGACACGGAGAATCACAGAGAAATATTACAGTAACCATTTTTATAGTAAATGCTCGTTTTATATGACAATACCTTTTCTTCTCAAAACCGTTTTTAGATTTTTAAAGAATCTCTGTGTCGCTCTGTGTCTCAGTGGCGAAAATGCGTAACGTCATTAAATAAACAATGTTACGCAATTGAAGATTACGGCTCGCATAATTGCGTTTCGCGTTCTCTGCGGCAAAAAATGAAAACCGGAGTAAAAATGAAACCCCAAACCTGGCAAACGAACATCACCCGAATTCGCGAAAATGAAATTTTGGTGAAGGGCTATCCCATCGAAGATTTGATGGGGCAGCGCAGCTTCGCGGAAACGTTTTACCTGCTGATCAAGGGCGAGCTGCCGACGCGGAACATCGCGCGGGTGCTGGACGCGATCCTCATTTCCAGCGTTGATCACGGCGTGACGCCGCCCTCCTGCCAGACCGCAATTTTGTCCGCATCCACCGGCGCTGCGCTGAACGGTGCGCTGGCAGCGGGCATTTTGTCGATTAACGAATTTCACGGCGGCGCGATTGCGGACAGCATGAGATTGCTGAAATCTGCCATAAATCTAATGAAAACAACATCGATGAGCGTGCCGGATGCGGCTGCAGCGATCGTCGATGACCATCTCACCCATCGCAAAAAATTGATGGGCTACGGGCATCGCGTGCACAGCAACGATCCGCGAACCCAAAAATTGTTCGACATTGCCACAGAAAACGGCGTCGCCAACGTGCACGTGGAAATGTGCCTCGCCATTCGCGATGCGCTGCAGGAACGCGGCAAATCGCTGCCCGTCAACGTGGATGCGGCCATCGCTGCGCTGCTCTGCGAGCTGGATTTTCCCGAAACACTGGCAAACGCGTTTTTCATCATTTCCCGGCTGCCCGGGCTGGTTGCCCATATTCTGGAGGAAAAAAGCCGCTACAAACCGATGCGGAAAATCGATTTCGCAATGGCGGAATATGACGGTCCGGAAAAACGCCAAATTCCCGATACGGAGGAATAACATGCAACTGCGATGGCTGATTGTTTTGCTCGCGATTTGCAGCAATTTGCTGGCAAATCCCGGTTCCACCCAAACGGTGGATTTTCACTCGGCAACGCTGGATCGCGACTGGCGATACAAAATTTATTTGCCCGAAGATTATGATTCTACTGAGCTTAGCTATCCGGTAATTTATCTGCTGCACGGCAGCGGCGGCGATGAAAACGCGTGGGACCCGGTTTTCCCGCTGCTCGATTCGCTGATTGCAGCGGAAATCATCCCACCGGTGATTGCGGTTGCGCCGGCGAGCGGCACAAGCTGGTGGACGGACGGAAAAGAGCCGTTCGAAACGGCATTTTTTGCAGATTTACAGCCGGATGCGGAACAGCGATTTCGCATTTCGAGCGAACGCAGCGGGCGAATGGTGGCGGGATATTCAATGGGCGGATACAGCGCGTTGCGCTATGCGCTGGCGCATCCGCAGATGTTCGCTGCCGCAACTATTTTGAGCCCGGCGCTTTATTCGCAACAGCCGCCGCCGGAATCCAGCGCGCGAACCAGCGGTGCATTCGGCACGCCGTTTGACTCATCGCTGTGGGAAAATTGGAATTATCCGGCAGTGCTAACTACATATCTGGCACAGGACTTACGGGTGCCGATTTATATCGCCTGCGGCGATGACGACTGGAATCACCCGGAAGGATTTGAATACAATATGGAGCAACAATCCGTGCTGCTGTATGGCATTTTGAACCGGAAAAGCGGCAGCCCGGCGGAATTGCGCATCGTCAACGGCGGGCACAACTGGAAGCTTTGGAAACCCCAATTTATCAACGGATTGAAATATATGCTGCAATCTATCCGCTGATATTTTCTATTAATAAATACTCCGAAATTCATCGAAAAAACGCTCATTGGTCGTATTGTTGAATGGAATTTTATGCACAATGTCGATACTATATTTCTATTTTTTGATTAAAAACAGCAAAATTCTTTGTAAATATGTATTGTTGACAATTATCACAGCGCCAATTTATGGCGATATGTAAAATATGCAATCTTTTTTACACAGCTGTATCTGTACCTAATTTACCTATTGCAACACAACTAAAGGAGTCATTTTATGCGCAGTGTTAAAGGATTAATTGTTGCAGTTTTAATGTTGTTTGGTGTTTCATCTTTATACGCACAGGGCGGATTTCAATCGGTAGTTGTGTCCGGTAACCTTGCGATTCCATTCGGCGATTTCAGTGATGGCGCCGGTGTTGGGTTTGGTGGTACTGTTACCGGTATTTATTCTTACACGCCTCAAATTGCTTTCACCGGAACGGCCGGTTATTTGATGTTTGGTTCGAAATCGGCAGGAACGACTGGCAATAGTGTAGATGTCAGCACATCTGCGATTCCCATTATGGCAGGTGCCCGCTATTTTCTGCAGCCTGGCGGAGAAGGGCCACAAATTTTTGTCGGCGGCGAAATCGGATTTCATATTTACAGCGTAAGCGCTGAAACCGAATTTACAAATCCGTTTACCGGTGAAACCGAAAAACAAGATGCTTCCGACAGCAGCACAGAATTTGCATTTGCACCGATGGCCGGTGTTCAAATGGGAAATCTCGATCTCGCAGCATTGATCGTTTTCTCCGATGCCAACTATTTTGGCGCCCGCGTCGGATACACAATCCCGATTGGAAAATAAGCGTAGAAAATTATCTGTAATTCCCCGAAGCCCGGTATTTTGCCGGGCTTTTTTTTGCTTGAATTCAGCTTTTCCGAAGCAAAATGAAATATATTTCGTAAACCAGATTGTCCAATATTTGGGGTTGGAATAATGGTAGCAAATGCCCAAAAAGACATCGTAAAATTGCCGTTTGGTGTATGATATTATATCTTCAAAAAATCAATCAACGGGAATACGGGTTGTCTGCATCGGAGGGCGGAAGCGACCGGAATATCAGCGAAGCTTTGCTCAAGGATTTGGTGAAAGCACCGGAAATCACCATCGTTTTTCCACCTGAGCTGACCGAAGCCGAAGCGCGGAATATCTTCATTTCGCTGATTGATGCGCAGGTGAAAAAGCATCGCCGCTGGATGCTGGCCAACGGTGCGCTACTGCCATTCAGCATTCCGCTGACGATCATTCCGGGTCCGAATGTGGTGTTATTTTACATCGCTTGGCGGGCATTTTCGCATTACAAATCGCAAAAAGGCGGACAAAAAGCACTCAGCGAAATGCCGCTGAAATTCGTTCCCGGAAGCTCCGGAAAATAACCGGTTGCACTTCATCTGTAATAATTTTCCCCACAATAAAAATCCCGCCACATTTCATGTCAACCGTTTCCGGTAAAAAGCCAATTATGGTTGATCTTTTTGGAAAGATCGCTAAATTGAGCCACGTTGTGTTACACAAGGGAAACGGGAATAAACGCTGTCGCATTGTGAACATCGCCGGAAAAATCGACCGAAATGACGAATATCCTCACGCTTGTTTTCGAAATCTATGGTATTGCTTTTATTGGATTTATCGTAGTTAAGCTGCGCTGGTTCAGTCTTGCTGCAACGGACGGACTGATCAAATTTGTATTCAACATCAGTATTCCGGCGCTCATGTTCCGTTCGCTGTCGCAGATGGAATTGCCGGAAGTGCTGCCGGTGAAACTGATTGCATCGTATTACATCGCCGTACTCGGTGTGCTGTTCACCGGGATGGGCGTTTCGCGATTCCTGTTCAAATATCCCAACGGAAAGCAGGTGATTTTCACTTACGGCGGCAGTTTTTCCAATACGGTGTTGCTCGGTGTGCCGATCATCATCAGCTCGCTCGGCGATGAGAGTGCGTTTCCGCTGTTTTTGCTGATCAGCTTTCACGGCGTCAGCCTGCTTAGCACGATGACTATTTTTCTGGAAATGAGCAGCGCAGGCGGCGGCACATTTTGGGGATATGTGAAAACGGCGTTTGCGGGCGTGCTCAAAAACCCGATTATTTGGGGAATTGTGCTCGGTGTGCTGTTCAATTTAACCGGCACCGGTTATCCCGTCGCGGTGGACGAAATGCTCAAAATGATCGCCCAGACCGCCATTCCCTGCTCGCTGTTCAGCTTCGGCGCGATGCTCTCCGGCTACAAAATTGCCGGGGAAGTAGGTGCGTCGCTGGCGATTTCTGCTATCAAAAATCTTTTGCACCCCGCTCTGGTTTGGTTGCTGGCGACCCGCGTTTTCGGCATCCCGCTGTTGTGGGCGCAAACAGCCACATTGCTCGCTGCGATGCCCACCGGATTCAATATTTTTCTGTTTGCTCACCGCTATCAGCAGGCTATAGAAATGTCCACAACCGCGATTTCCATCTCCACAATTATCTCCATTTTTACGGTTTCACTCCTCATTTTTTGGTTCGGCATTTAATCACTCCCGGAATTTATTGAGAAAAATAACTCCGATCCCTGCTCTTGCATGGAAAGGAGCAAATTTGAAGGGATTCAGTGGTTCAATAAATTTTTTGTTCAAGGGAGACAATCATGTCGAAACTCAATGTGAATACCGCCACGGTAAAAGAGCTGGCGGCATTGCAGGGAATCGGTCCCAGCCTTGCACGCCGGATAGTGGAATATCGCGAAACTGTGGGCCCATTTCGCACGATATATGAAATTGCCGCTGTAAAAGGCGTTTCCGAAGCGTTAATTACCCGCATTCGCCATTTGATAACGGTTGATCCGGGATCGCCCGGCAGTAACACCGGCAACTTTATCCTGAGTGTCCGGATGAAAAGCGATGGTGTCGATCCGCAGCAATATGAAGATCACAGTATTTCTGTGAAATATGTGCGAATCGAAACCATTTCCGATCCGGAAGGAAATGTCACCTATCTCAGCATTCCGGAAGAATCCGTCAAAAAAGTGGATGATGACGCCAAAGCCGTTTTCGAGCTGCCCAAAAAAGACGATCTGGAGGGCGAAGTGCTCATCAGCGCACTCGCACCGGACGGCGAATTGCTGAAAGATAAAACTTTCACCGCAGCGGATTTGCCGGAAGAAGTTTCCATCAACGTAAAACCGCGCGATTATTTTGCGGTCGAACCGAATGAAGATCCCAATTTCGGGAAATCCGCGCGATTGCGCGGACGCGTTATCGAGGCGCTCGACCGGCAGGAAATTGAATTTACGCAAGTGGTTATCTGGGGCGCGACCAAAGATGAGCCGCAGGAACAGGATTTCCGGGCGCTGATCGTCGCGGATACCGACGACAAAGGCTACTTTTCCGGTCCGCTGCCGCGCGGCGTGTTCACCGCTGCTTACGGCGTTGTTGCCGTTGGCGACGGTGTGACCGTTCCCATCCATTTGCTGGATGACCAAACGTTCCCGGAAAATGTGATTTTGGTGGTTAATCTCGACGATGTGCCGTTGCCCGCACCCGAAGAAGAGGACGATTGCGAATGCCACAAAAAACCGCCGGCAGTCCCGCGCGATCCCGATTCCGCAGATCTTTCTCGCGCCGATGGCACTTACAGCCAGGATTTGGGCAAGGGCGGCTGCATCGATTTTACCCGACCGGATCGCACGCTGGATGAATTCACCTATTCGTATGTGGTGCGCACGACCGAGCCGAGCATCAAAGGGATGACGCTCGAAGAACCGGACAAAATTTCCGCAAATCTGCTGCTCAATTTGCTGCCGGCACAATTTACAACGGCTGCTTTCGCAGAAAAAAATGAAGCGTCAACGGCTGCCCGCATTGTAACGAATCAGGCAAAAACCGGGTTACCGGTGGAAAAAATCGACGCCAAAATTTTGCGAACGCTCGCCAACGATCCCGATGGGTTTTCGCTGACCAAACTGACCACCGCCGCAAACCGCACGCTTCATGCGGATATTCTGCGACTGGTGGGCAAACACCTGCGTTTCGCTCCGCAGCGCACCCGCCTCGATTGCAAAAATGCCGTCGATTGGGATGACGAACCAACGATTTATCAAGCCTGCACCATCGCGCACGGACATGTGCTGCGTTTCAAACAGGAGTGGATTGCCGATGGCTATTCGCTCGGCAATTTGTTGCACAGCATTCCGCTGGCACCGGGACAGAAAAAGCAGATCGCGATTGTCGATTGGGAACGCCGCGAATCCGCCGCAAGGCAGGAATCGTTGAGCGAAAGCGAGCAGTTGGACGCGTTCATCAGCCGCGACCGCGATATTCACGAAATCGTCAACGCAACTGTGGCGGAAAGCACGCGCGGCGGCTCGTCCGCCAAAACCGGATCGTTCGGCGGCGGCATCGGCATCGGCGCTATTTTGGGGCCGGTCGGCGGGCTTTTGGGCATCGGCGGCGGTTCCAGCAAAGCGAGTTCGTCCGCGTGGCAAAATTCATCCCGCAAAACTGCGGCGGACAGCCTGCAAATGCTCCGCGACCGCACAATTCAGGGCGCATCGTCGATTCGCAATCAACGCTCGACCGTCGTGCAAACCGTTAGGCAGGGCGAGCGCGTGACCGCGCAAACTGAATCGCTGGCGAATTACAACCATTGCCACGCCATCACCATCCAGTATTTTGAAGTGCTGCGCCATTTGCTGGTGCGCCAACGCCTCACCGATGTGCAGGAATGCCTTTTCGTACCGTTGCTGATGACCCGTTTCAATCGCGACAAAGCCTTGCGCTGGCGAAACACATTGCAACGCAGCGTTTTCGGACGGCTCCGCACCGGTTTTGCAGCGCTGGAACGCATCGAAAATAATTATGTTGGCAGCGATTTGCCGGTTGGCACTTATGCGGATCAGACCATCGATAACATCGACGGCGACCTGTATTTGCGTTTCGAGCTCGCCCGCCCGAAAGATGTGGACGACGCGTTCCACGCCGCCAGTTGGGGATTTCTGAGCTTTTTGTTGCCGCATATCGATGCCAAACAATTTTACGATAACCATTTGAAAGAACAGAGTTTAAAGGATCAGATTTTCTTCCGCGAACTCGGTCCGCGCATTGCCGAACGGTTTGTGCAAAATCTGGATGTTTACGCGGTGGATAACAACAATGTGGAGCACCGGCTCAATCTCGATCCCACCCTCGTTTCCGATTTTGTGAACGACAGCCGGTTGTATGTCTCGCTGCGGATGAGCGACGCACTCTCGCCGATCGCCCGGAAAGATATCAAGTTCATCAAAATCAGCAATCGTTCGATCAGTCTCGGCGGGCTGCTGCTGTATAACGCGCTGCCGGCGAATTCCAAAGTGATTGTGGAATCGGGAAGCATGCGCTATCAAACCAAATATTCCAGCGATTATCTGTTCCGCAATTCCCGGATTTACAACGACTTAACCGCAAATGATGACGTCCGGATTTTCACGCCGCTCAACAGCCAGGAAATCCGCAATCCCCGCGAAGAGGATAAGGAATTGTCGCGGCAACTGCTCGATCATCTGAACGAGCATCTGGAATTTTATCACCACCGGATTTGGTGGGCGATGAGTGCGGATCGCCGTTACATGTTGCTGGACGGATTTATCGCGCCGAACAGCAGCAACAAAAGCGTGGCATCCGTGGTGGAAAATGAGCTGATCGGCATCGTCGGCAACAGCCTCATTTTACCGGTTTCGCGCGGTTATCACCTCGATCCGACCTTCAAACAGGATGTCGAAAATCCGATTGATTTGCTGGACCATTACGCGCCGAACACGCCCATCGAGCCAACGCGCATGGCAATCCCGACGCGCGGCGTTTACGCCGAAGCCGTGATGGGCGCCTGCAATTCCTGCGAATTCAAAGAGGAAGAACGGTTCTGGCGTTGGGAAGAATCGCCGATCCCGGATTCGCCTGCGGCGATCTCACCGGTCAGCACGGAATCGCGTCGCGCCGAAGCGCCGGACCTCACAGCGAAAGATTTCCCGGCATCGATCATCAACATGCAAACCGCACCGAACGCACCGGATCCGACCGGATTGGCCGCCGCGTTGCAGTTGATCGGTCAGCCGAATCTGTTCAAAGATATTACCGGATTGACCGGCAACCAGCAAAACGCCATCGCCGCGCTCAATTCCGCGATGGAAACCGCCAAATTCTTTGGCGGACAGGCGGCAAATCTGGCGATCCAGGGCAGAATGGCCCGCGATGTGGACAAAGCCATGCGCACCATTCAGTCTGCCAAACAGAACGGATTGATCAATGAAGAGCAGGCAAATGAATTGATGGCCAGCGCCATTCGCGGCATGATCGGCGGCGGCGCAGAGAAAAAAGACAAGCCGCTGACACAGGAACCGCAGGTGGAAAAAGCCATCAGCAACAGCACTCAGCGCGGTGAAAAAGTGAAAATCCAGCGCGGCAGTGAGTCTGTTGAGCTCGGCGAAAAAGAAAAAGGCGAAGGTTCGGAAAGTTTCGATTACAACGTTCCGGGCATTGTGCCGATTATCGCGCAGCCGTCCAACCTCACCTGCTGGGCAACCGTCGCAACCATGATGGTTAGTTGGAAAGACAGTGTATCCTACCCGATTACAGATGTTATGGATACTGCCGGTGCCATTTACCGCACCAAGTTCGATAACAACCAAGGATTGCTCGGCTCCGAAAAACCGGCGTTTCTGGCAGCGCTCGGATTAACCGGTGAAGCGCCGCAGAGCTATTCTGTTCAGGGATTCCGCAATCTGCTGGAAAGCGTTGGTCCGCTGTGGGCAACCACAGACGAACTGCCCGGCGACGGATTCGCGATTCACGCGCGGATTGTGACCGGCATGTTCGGAGACGGCACGCCGGAAAACACCTTCCTGCGCATCAACGATCCTGCTGGCGGTCGCCAATACAGCGAAACATTCCTGAAATTCATGCAAAAATTCGAAGAAGTTGCCGCGGGCGGATTGCGCGTCCAGATTGTGCACTTCTAACCCGATCTCGTTTACAGCTCATCTCAAAGCCCCGACTGGAAATTCCGGTTGGGGCTTTTTTTATTGGGGGATGCAACTACCGTGAATAGCGGGATAAACATTGTCACTTCCGTAGATTTTTAGTTTAACACAACTTATAAATTTATGTCGATTAATTTCTATCGGATTTTTGGAATCAGATAGTTGAAAATCGCACCCTCGCAAAAAATATTTCGCCCGGCGCACATCCGATTTAATGGTATTCAATTTGTTCTCACCGCGTAAAGCAGTTAGGGTTTTGGCGGAGATTCCCAAAGATTCCGGTGAATTGGTGATGAATTGTCTGATTAACTCTGCGATCAGCTCTGTTTCTGTCGAACTGCAAATTTTAAATTGCTCAACATCCCCCAGTTTTTTTTGAAAATCATCGTTTGGCAAAGGGTAGTGCAATCGCAGCCAAATCTGAAAAATCACCCATCGTTTTTCATCCCATACGCGTAATTTTTGCAAATATTTGTTGATTAGGAACACAAAGTTTTTCTGCTGAGTATGTTCAGATTTCGAAAAATAATAATCTTCAATTTGCCCGAAACCTTCAAACGTTAGTTCCTCACGCCGTTTTTGTTGTTGTATCAATTGCAAATAGCGATTTCGCAACATGGTGTAAATCAGCCCGCGAAGTTTTGAGCTGTCCTCGATGTCGTTAAGCCTGAATTTGTAAGTTTCGTATAAACAGATCATCGTATCC of Calditrichia bacterium contains these proteins:
- a CDS encoding sigma-70 family RNA polymerase sigma factor; this translates as MSKMLWLEQFRNLSTAQTWQDIASDTMICLYETYKFRLNDIEDSSKLRGLIYTMLRNRYLQLIQQQKRREELTFEGFGQIEDYYFSKSEHTQQKNFVFLINKYLQKLRVWDEKRWVIFQIWLRLHYPLPNDDFQKKLGDVEQFKICSSTETELIAELIRQFITNSPESLGISAKTLTALRGENKLNTIKSDVRRAKYFLRGCDFQLSDSKNPIEINRHKFISCVKLKIYGSDNVYPAIHGSCIPQ
- a CDS encoding helix-hairpin-helix domain-containing protein, with the protein product MSKLNVNTATVKELAALQGIGPSLARRIVEYRETVGPFRTIYEIAAVKGVSEALITRIRHLITVDPGSPGSNTGNFILSVRMKSDGVDPQQYEDHSISVKYVRIETISDPEGNVTYLSIPEESVKKVDDDAKAVFELPKKDDLEGEVLISALAPDGELLKDKTFTAADLPEEVSINVKPRDYFAVEPNEDPNFGKSARLRGRVIEALDRQEIEFTQVVIWGATKDEPQEQDFRALIVADTDDKGYFSGPLPRGVFTAAYGVVAVGDGVTVPIHLLDDQTFPENVILVVNLDDVPLPAPEEEDDCECHKKPPAVPRDPDSADLSRADGTYSQDLGKGGCIDFTRPDRTLDEFTYSYVVRTTEPSIKGMTLEEPDKISANLLLNLLPAQFTTAAFAEKNEASTAARIVTNQAKTGLPVEKIDAKILRTLANDPDGFSLTKLTTAANRTLHADILRLVGKHLRFAPQRTRLDCKNAVDWDDEPTIYQACTIAHGHVLRFKQEWIADGYSLGNLLHSIPLAPGQKKQIAIVDWERRESAARQESLSESEQLDAFISRDRDIHEIVNATVAESTRGGSSAKTGSFGGGIGIGAILGPVGGLLGIGGGSSKASSSAWQNSSRKTAADSLQMLRDRTIQGASSIRNQRSTVVQTVRQGERVTAQTESLANYNHCHAITIQYFEVLRHLLVRQRLTDVQECLFVPLLMTRFNRDKALRWRNTLQRSVFGRLRTGFAALERIENNYVGSDLPVGTYADQTIDNIDGDLYLRFELARPKDVDDAFHAASWGFLSFLLPHIDAKQFYDNHLKEQSLKDQIFFRELGPRIAERFVQNLDVYAVDNNNVEHRLNLDPTLVSDFVNDSRLYVSLRMSDALSPIARKDIKFIKISNRSISLGGLLLYNALPANSKVIVESGSMRYQTKYSSDYLFRNSRIYNDLTANDDVRIFTPLNSQEIRNPREEDKELSRQLLDHLNEHLEFYHHRIWWAMSADRRYMLLDGFIAPNSSNKSVASVVENELIGIVGNSLILPVSRGYHLDPTFKQDVENPIDLLDHYAPNTPIEPTRMAIPTRGVYAEAVMGACNSCEFKEEERFWRWEESPIPDSPAAISPVSTESRRAEAPDLTAKDFPASIINMQTAPNAPDPTGLAAALQLIGQPNLFKDITGLTGNQQNAIAALNSAMETAKFFGGQAANLAIQGRMARDVDKAMRTIQSAKQNGLINEEQANELMASAIRGMIGGGAEKKDKPLTQEPQVEKAISNSTQRGEKVKIQRGSESVELGEKEKGEGSESFDYNVPGIVPIIAQPSNLTCWATVATMMVSWKDSVSYPITDVMDTAGAIYRTKFDNNQGLLGSEKPAFLAALGLTGEAPQSYSVQGFRNLLESVGPLWATTDELPGDGFAIHARIVTGMFGDGTPENTFLRINDPAGGRQYSETFLKFMQKFEEVAAGGLRVQIVHF